A single Rhopalosiphum padi isolate XX-2018 chromosome 4, ASM2088224v1, whole genome shotgun sequence DNA region contains:
- the LOC132929131 gene encoding uncharacterized protein LOC132929131 isoform X1: MADHNYCDNENVLKFTEPSISDNYESKCVISMSDDPECGEVPKSGPQTRLKSKIKLEQSQTTWSPVRTAPGLRPNCTIFYDGNGFAYHNHKIANNKKYLKCTQKSIKKKPCPARAVIRNHDNMIRHSGEPHTHKPRNYDEDLLKRNFLMKIRERAINEDTPNRAIFDEEIKKTPKLRGKVTFSSTARRMQRFRQPQKMQGPLFPIEDNELIDAINDFKNIPHEESTTNDNEECKPDITFDAENHNEECKLDITVDAENHNQECKPDITVDAENHNQECKPDITFDAENHMEVIEIDDIDMESNEYTDEIESEAFNEKDDKENIKNIKKEKDKTVNMFCCIYCNKWQEPQLFEFVPNEKSKTIELKENIEKKNVTLPIDRSSPVTIDNSSENILNNNQTSTLEYSEVHEVHDDISQNNDDIKDTSKEENENVDASTDVPETANLETPELCESSQEKKKKVERKLGFLQMRIDSTIYFDNMGYSYQIQNEKNDKKYLRCVVWGKKKCPGRAHLNIKTLNIIRSRGHNHLPSSNCDAEKQARAFLHAIKQRAQEENTPLKTIYAEEIKNFPLANTVVNYANATRRMQRTRRLKNQPSTVLKKEPPLLLSLQVIPGTRRGTSLYLDELGYYYHNDTLTNSGKIVRCTKNRKTATDEACHSRGYMRASGDGFVIYRTKEHNHPPVDLKRNPLERSFINTLCERARNELHLGLKDIYNEEVERFLDVADKIPYRMAWRSMARTRQPPKAFGEVKLVSVKVISGIWDGYTLYRDEIGFLYSMRKGRKFAWCQMNTKLKCLVKGSISVENDTTMLEFSGEHNHPPLGDDEFQAAIFLEKIMLKCLEDDSKPKKLYDEELVNFPGVEKRVSLSYAREKIKARRKSALKKNTTHEMLETICEPLQYVEFWDDDHNSIDDDDFTEDIYSDDNDNFSEKSKDSDDIYSDENGFKFSLVSVKDETRYLECIMKYNGCDAKGEMFKGENDEWLFVLHGSGNHNHLPDDDQSNDIHKFEYKSTDD; this comes from the exons ATGGCAG ACcataattattgtgataatGAGAATGTATTAAAATTCACTGAACCATCTATTAGTGACAATTATGAATCAAAATGTGTAATATCCATGTCAGATGATCCTGAATGTGGAGAAGTCCCTAAATCTGGCCCACAAACAAGGCTTAAATCGAAAATAAAGTTGGAACAATCTCAAACCACTTGGTCACCAGTTCGCACTGCTCCAGGTTTACGACCAAATTgcacaatattttatgatggaAATGGATTTGCTTACCATAACCATAAAATTGCAAATAACAAAAA gtatttaaaatgtacacaaaaaagtattaaaaagaaACCATGTCCAGCTAGAGCAGTTATAAGAAATCATGACAACATGATTCGCCATTCAGGAGAACCACACACGCATAAGCCAAGAAACTATGATGAAGATTTATTAAAGAGaaactttttaatgaaaattagagAAAGAGCAATCAATGAGGACACACCTAATAGAGCAATTTTtgatgaagaaataaaaaa AACTCCAAAACTAAGAGGTAAAGTTACCTTTTCGAGTACTGCAAGAAGGATGCAGAGATTTCGCCAACCACAAAAAATGCAAGGCCCACTATTTCCTATAGAAGACAATGAACTTATTGAtgcaataaatgattttaaaaatattccacATGAAGAAAGTACTACTAACGATAATGAAGAGTGCAAACCTGATATAACGTTTGATGCAGAGAATCATAATGAAGAGTGCAAACTTGATATAACGGTTGATGCAGAGAATCATAATCAAGAGTGCAAACCTGATATAACAGTTGATGCAGAGAATCATAATCAAGAGTGCAAACCTGATATAACGTTTGATGCAGAGAATCATATGGAAGTGATAGAAATTGATGACATTGATATGGAGAGTAATGAATATACTGATGAGATTGAAAGTGAAGCTTTCAATGAAAAAGATGACAAGgagaacattaaaaatattaaaaaagaaaaagataaaACTGTGAATATGTttt gttgtatttattgtaataaatggcAAGAACCTCAACTTTTTGAATTTGTACCTAatgaaaaatctaaaacaattgaattaaaagaaaatatagagaaaaaaaatgtaacattacCTATTGATCGTTCTAGTCCAGTAACTATTGATAATTCTTctgaaaatatactaaataataatcaaacttcTACTCTTGAATATTCTGAAGTTCATGAAGTTCATGATGACATATCTcaaaataatgatgatattaaaGACACATCCAAAgaagaaaatgaaaatgtagATGCAAGTACTGATGTTCCAGAAACTGCTAATCTAGAGACACCAGAATTATGTGAATCATCtcaagaaaagaaaaaaaaagttgaacgcAAATTAGGATTTTTACAAATGCGAATTGattcaacaatatattttgataatatggGTTATAGTTATcaaatacaaaatgaaaaaaatgataaaaa gtacttaagATGTGTTGTTTGGGGTAAGAAGAAATGTCCAGGACGAGcccatttaaacataaaaacattgaatattattagatCTAGAGGTCACAATCATTTACCATCATCTAATTGTGATGCTGAAAAACAAGCTAGAGCATTTTTGCATGCTATTAAACAAAGGGCTCAAGAAGAAAATACTcccttaaaaactatttatgcagaagaaataaaaaa ctTTCCTCTTGCTAATACTGTGGTTAATTATGCAAATGCTACCAGACGAATGCAACGAACAAGGAGATTAAAAAATCAACCTAGCacagtattaaaaaaagaacCACCATTACTATTATCTCTCCAAGTGATACCGGGTACTCGACGTGGTACATCTTTATATTTGGATGAGCTAggttattattaccataatgaTACATTAACCAACAGTGGAAA AATAGTGAGATGTaccaaaaatagaaaaacaGCAACTGATGAAGCATGTCATTCGAGAGGATATATGCGTGCTTCTGGAGATGgatttgttatttatagaaCTAAAGAGCATAACCATCCGCCAGTAGATCTAAAGAGAAATCCATTAGAACGATCATTCATTAATACCTTATGTGAACGGGCGCGAAATGAGCTTCACTTGGGTCTCAAAGATATTTACAATGAAGAAGTTGAaag GTTTCTTGACGTAGCTGATAAAATTCCTTATCGAATGGCATGGCGTAGTATGGCTAGAACGAGACAACCTCCTAAAGCATTTGGGGAAGTTAAACTAGTTAGTGTGAAAGTTATTTCAGGAATTTGGGATGGATACACACTATATAGAGATGAAATaggatttttatattcaatgagGAAAGGAAGAaa atTTGCATGGTGTcaaatgaatacaaaattaaaatgtttagttaaagGTTCAATATCAGTTGAAAATGATACTACAATGTTAGAGTTTTCTGGAGAACATAATCATCCGCCATTGGGCGATGATGAGTTTCAAGCAGCTATAtttcttgaaaaaataatgCTGAAGTGTTTAGAAGATGATAGTAAACCAAAGAAATTGTATGATGAAGAATTAGTGAA ctTTCCTGGTGTTGAAAAACGTGTATCATTGTCATATGCAcgtgaaaaaataaaagctaGGAGAAAAAGtgctttgaaaaaaaatacaacacatGAAATGTTAGAAACTATTTGTGAACCATTGCAATATGTTGAATTTTGGGATGATGACCATAACTCTATCGACGATGATGACTTTACTGAAGATATTTATTctgatgataatgataattttagtgAAAAGTCCAAGGATTCTGATGATATTTACTCGGATGAAAACggatttaaattttctttagtCAGTGTAAAAGATGAAACTag ATATTTAGAGTGTATTATGAAGTATAATGGATGTGATGCCAAAGGAGAAATGTTTAAAGGTGAAAATGATGAGTGGCTATTTGTTCTTCACGGTTCTGGGAATCACAACCATTTACCTGATGACGATCAATCAAATGATATACACAAATTTGAATATAAGTCAACAGATGATTAA
- the LOC132929131 gene encoding uncharacterized protein LOC132929131 isoform X2 — MADDPECGEVPKSGPQTRLKSKIKLEQSQTTWSPVRTAPGLRPNCTIFYDGNGFAYHNHKIANNKKYLKCTQKSIKKKPCPARAVIRNHDNMIRHSGEPHTHKPRNYDEDLLKRNFLMKIRERAINEDTPNRAIFDEEIKKTPKLRGKVTFSSTARRMQRFRQPQKMQGPLFPIEDNELIDAINDFKNIPHEESTTNDNEECKPDITFDAENHNEECKLDITVDAENHNQECKPDITVDAENHNQECKPDITFDAENHMEVIEIDDIDMESNEYTDEIESEAFNEKDDKENIKNIKKEKDKTVNMFCCIYCNKWQEPQLFEFVPNEKSKTIELKENIEKKNVTLPIDRSSPVTIDNSSENILNNNQTSTLEYSEVHEVHDDISQNNDDIKDTSKEENENVDASTDVPETANLETPELCESSQEKKKKVERKLGFLQMRIDSTIYFDNMGYSYQIQNEKNDKKYLRCVVWGKKKCPGRAHLNIKTLNIIRSRGHNHLPSSNCDAEKQARAFLHAIKQRAQEENTPLKTIYAEEIKNFPLANTVVNYANATRRMQRTRRLKNQPSTVLKKEPPLLLSLQVIPGTRRGTSLYLDELGYYYHNDTLTNSGKIVRCTKNRKTATDEACHSRGYMRASGDGFVIYRTKEHNHPPVDLKRNPLERSFINTLCERARNELHLGLKDIYNEEVERFLDVADKIPYRMAWRSMARTRQPPKAFGEVKLVSVKVISGIWDGYTLYRDEIGFLYSMRKGRKFAWCQMNTKLKCLVKGSISVENDTTMLEFSGEHNHPPLGDDEFQAAIFLEKIMLKCLEDDSKPKKLYDEELVNFPGVEKRVSLSYAREKIKARRKSALKKNTTHEMLETICEPLQYVEFWDDDHNSIDDDDFTEDIYSDDNDNFSEKSKDSDDIYSDENGFKFSLVSVKDETRYLECIMKYNGCDAKGEMFKGENDEWLFVLHGSGNHNHLPDDDQSNDIHKFEYKSTDD; from the exons ATGGCAG ATGATCCTGAATGTGGAGAAGTCCCTAAATCTGGCCCACAAACAAGGCTTAAATCGAAAATAAAGTTGGAACAATCTCAAACCACTTGGTCACCAGTTCGCACTGCTCCAGGTTTACGACCAAATTgcacaatattttatgatggaAATGGATTTGCTTACCATAACCATAAAATTGCAAATAACAAAAA gtatttaaaatgtacacaaaaaagtattaaaaagaaACCATGTCCAGCTAGAGCAGTTATAAGAAATCATGACAACATGATTCGCCATTCAGGAGAACCACACACGCATAAGCCAAGAAACTATGATGAAGATTTATTAAAGAGaaactttttaatgaaaattagagAAAGAGCAATCAATGAGGACACACCTAATAGAGCAATTTTtgatgaagaaataaaaaa AACTCCAAAACTAAGAGGTAAAGTTACCTTTTCGAGTACTGCAAGAAGGATGCAGAGATTTCGCCAACCACAAAAAATGCAAGGCCCACTATTTCCTATAGAAGACAATGAACTTATTGAtgcaataaatgattttaaaaatattccacATGAAGAAAGTACTACTAACGATAATGAAGAGTGCAAACCTGATATAACGTTTGATGCAGAGAATCATAATGAAGAGTGCAAACTTGATATAACGGTTGATGCAGAGAATCATAATCAAGAGTGCAAACCTGATATAACAGTTGATGCAGAGAATCATAATCAAGAGTGCAAACCTGATATAACGTTTGATGCAGAGAATCATATGGAAGTGATAGAAATTGATGACATTGATATGGAGAGTAATGAATATACTGATGAGATTGAAAGTGAAGCTTTCAATGAAAAAGATGACAAGgagaacattaaaaatattaaaaaagaaaaagataaaACTGTGAATATGTttt gttgtatttattgtaataaatggcAAGAACCTCAACTTTTTGAATTTGTACCTAatgaaaaatctaaaacaattgaattaaaagaaaatatagagaaaaaaaatgtaacattacCTATTGATCGTTCTAGTCCAGTAACTATTGATAATTCTTctgaaaatatactaaataataatcaaacttcTACTCTTGAATATTCTGAAGTTCATGAAGTTCATGATGACATATCTcaaaataatgatgatattaaaGACACATCCAAAgaagaaaatgaaaatgtagATGCAAGTACTGATGTTCCAGAAACTGCTAATCTAGAGACACCAGAATTATGTGAATCATCtcaagaaaagaaaaaaaaagttgaacgcAAATTAGGATTTTTACAAATGCGAATTGattcaacaatatattttgataatatggGTTATAGTTATcaaatacaaaatgaaaaaaatgataaaaa gtacttaagATGTGTTGTTTGGGGTAAGAAGAAATGTCCAGGACGAGcccatttaaacataaaaacattgaatattattagatCTAGAGGTCACAATCATTTACCATCATCTAATTGTGATGCTGAAAAACAAGCTAGAGCATTTTTGCATGCTATTAAACAAAGGGCTCAAGAAGAAAATACTcccttaaaaactatttatgcagaagaaataaaaaa ctTTCCTCTTGCTAATACTGTGGTTAATTATGCAAATGCTACCAGACGAATGCAACGAACAAGGAGATTAAAAAATCAACCTAGCacagtattaaaaaaagaacCACCATTACTATTATCTCTCCAAGTGATACCGGGTACTCGACGTGGTACATCTTTATATTTGGATGAGCTAggttattattaccataatgaTACATTAACCAACAGTGGAAA AATAGTGAGATGTaccaaaaatagaaaaacaGCAACTGATGAAGCATGTCATTCGAGAGGATATATGCGTGCTTCTGGAGATGgatttgttatttatagaaCTAAAGAGCATAACCATCCGCCAGTAGATCTAAAGAGAAATCCATTAGAACGATCATTCATTAATACCTTATGTGAACGGGCGCGAAATGAGCTTCACTTGGGTCTCAAAGATATTTACAATGAAGAAGTTGAaag GTTTCTTGACGTAGCTGATAAAATTCCTTATCGAATGGCATGGCGTAGTATGGCTAGAACGAGACAACCTCCTAAAGCATTTGGGGAAGTTAAACTAGTTAGTGTGAAAGTTATTTCAGGAATTTGGGATGGATACACACTATATAGAGATGAAATaggatttttatattcaatgagGAAAGGAAGAaa atTTGCATGGTGTcaaatgaatacaaaattaaaatgtttagttaaagGTTCAATATCAGTTGAAAATGATACTACAATGTTAGAGTTTTCTGGAGAACATAATCATCCGCCATTGGGCGATGATGAGTTTCAAGCAGCTATAtttcttgaaaaaataatgCTGAAGTGTTTAGAAGATGATAGTAAACCAAAGAAATTGTATGATGAAGAATTAGTGAA ctTTCCTGGTGTTGAAAAACGTGTATCATTGTCATATGCAcgtgaaaaaataaaagctaGGAGAAAAAGtgctttgaaaaaaaatacaacacatGAAATGTTAGAAACTATTTGTGAACCATTGCAATATGTTGAATTTTGGGATGATGACCATAACTCTATCGACGATGATGACTTTACTGAAGATATTTATTctgatgataatgataattttagtgAAAAGTCCAAGGATTCTGATGATATTTACTCGGATGAAAACggatttaaattttctttagtCAGTGTAAAAGATGAAACTag ATATTTAGAGTGTATTATGAAGTATAATGGATGTGATGCCAAAGGAGAAATGTTTAAAGGTGAAAATGATGAGTGGCTATTTGTTCTTCACGGTTCTGGGAATCACAACCATTTACCTGATGACGATCAATCAAATGATATACACAAATTTGAATATAAGTCAACAGATGATTAA
- the LOC132929131 gene encoding uncharacterized protein LOC132929131 isoform X3, whose amino-acid sequence MSDDPECGEVPKSGPQTRLKSKIKLEQSQTTWSPVRTAPGLRPNCTIFYDGNGFAYHNHKIANNKKYLKCTQKSIKKKPCPARAVIRNHDNMIRHSGEPHTHKPRNYDEDLLKRNFLMKIRERAINEDTPNRAIFDEEIKKTPKLRGKVTFSSTARRMQRFRQPQKMQGPLFPIEDNELIDAINDFKNIPHEESTTNDNEECKPDITFDAENHNEECKLDITVDAENHNQECKPDITVDAENHNQECKPDITFDAENHMEVIEIDDIDMESNEYTDEIESEAFNEKDDKENIKNIKKEKDKTVNMFCCIYCNKWQEPQLFEFVPNEKSKTIELKENIEKKNVTLPIDRSSPVTIDNSSENILNNNQTSTLEYSEVHEVHDDISQNNDDIKDTSKEENENVDASTDVPETANLETPELCESSQEKKKKVERKLGFLQMRIDSTIYFDNMGYSYQIQNEKNDKKYLRCVVWGKKKCPGRAHLNIKTLNIIRSRGHNHLPSSNCDAEKQARAFLHAIKQRAQEENTPLKTIYAEEIKNFPLANTVVNYANATRRMQRTRRLKNQPSTVLKKEPPLLLSLQVIPGTRRGTSLYLDELGYYYHNDTLTNSGKIVRCTKNRKTATDEACHSRGYMRASGDGFVIYRTKEHNHPPVDLKRNPLERSFINTLCERARNELHLGLKDIYNEEVERFLDVADKIPYRMAWRSMARTRQPPKAFGEVKLVSVKVISGIWDGYTLYRDEIGFLYSMRKGRKFAWCQMNTKLKCLVKGSISVENDTTMLEFSGEHNHPPLGDDEFQAAIFLEKIMLKCLEDDSKPKKLYDEELVNFPGVEKRVSLSYAREKIKARRKSALKKNTTHEMLETICEPLQYVEFWDDDHNSIDDDDFTEDIYSDDNDNFSEKSKDSDDIYSDENGFKFSLVSVKDETRYLECIMKYNGCDAKGEMFKGENDEWLFVLHGSGNHNHLPDDDQSNDIHKFEYKSTDD is encoded by the exons ATGTCAGATGATCCTGAATGTGGAGAAGTCCCTAAATCTGGCCCACAAACAAGGCTTAAATCGAAAATAAAGTTGGAACAATCTCAAACCACTTGGTCACCAGTTCGCACTGCTCCAGGTTTACGACCAAATTgcacaatattttatgatggaAATGGATTTGCTTACCATAACCATAAAATTGCAAATAACAAAAA gtatttaaaatgtacacaaaaaagtattaaaaagaaACCATGTCCAGCTAGAGCAGTTATAAGAAATCATGACAACATGATTCGCCATTCAGGAGAACCACACACGCATAAGCCAAGAAACTATGATGAAGATTTATTAAAGAGaaactttttaatgaaaattagagAAAGAGCAATCAATGAGGACACACCTAATAGAGCAATTTTtgatgaagaaataaaaaa AACTCCAAAACTAAGAGGTAAAGTTACCTTTTCGAGTACTGCAAGAAGGATGCAGAGATTTCGCCAACCACAAAAAATGCAAGGCCCACTATTTCCTATAGAAGACAATGAACTTATTGAtgcaataaatgattttaaaaatattccacATGAAGAAAGTACTACTAACGATAATGAAGAGTGCAAACCTGATATAACGTTTGATGCAGAGAATCATAATGAAGAGTGCAAACTTGATATAACGGTTGATGCAGAGAATCATAATCAAGAGTGCAAACCTGATATAACAGTTGATGCAGAGAATCATAATCAAGAGTGCAAACCTGATATAACGTTTGATGCAGAGAATCATATGGAAGTGATAGAAATTGATGACATTGATATGGAGAGTAATGAATATACTGATGAGATTGAAAGTGAAGCTTTCAATGAAAAAGATGACAAGgagaacattaaaaatattaaaaaagaaaaagataaaACTGTGAATATGTttt gttgtatttattgtaataaatggcAAGAACCTCAACTTTTTGAATTTGTACCTAatgaaaaatctaaaacaattgaattaaaagaaaatatagagaaaaaaaatgtaacattacCTATTGATCGTTCTAGTCCAGTAACTATTGATAATTCTTctgaaaatatactaaataataatcaaacttcTACTCTTGAATATTCTGAAGTTCATGAAGTTCATGATGACATATCTcaaaataatgatgatattaaaGACACATCCAAAgaagaaaatgaaaatgtagATGCAAGTACTGATGTTCCAGAAACTGCTAATCTAGAGACACCAGAATTATGTGAATCATCtcaagaaaagaaaaaaaaagttgaacgcAAATTAGGATTTTTACAAATGCGAATTGattcaacaatatattttgataatatggGTTATAGTTATcaaatacaaaatgaaaaaaatgataaaaa gtacttaagATGTGTTGTTTGGGGTAAGAAGAAATGTCCAGGACGAGcccatttaaacataaaaacattgaatattattagatCTAGAGGTCACAATCATTTACCATCATCTAATTGTGATGCTGAAAAACAAGCTAGAGCATTTTTGCATGCTATTAAACAAAGGGCTCAAGAAGAAAATACTcccttaaaaactatttatgcagaagaaataaaaaa ctTTCCTCTTGCTAATACTGTGGTTAATTATGCAAATGCTACCAGACGAATGCAACGAACAAGGAGATTAAAAAATCAACCTAGCacagtattaaaaaaagaacCACCATTACTATTATCTCTCCAAGTGATACCGGGTACTCGACGTGGTACATCTTTATATTTGGATGAGCTAggttattattaccataatgaTACATTAACCAACAGTGGAAA AATAGTGAGATGTaccaaaaatagaaaaacaGCAACTGATGAAGCATGTCATTCGAGAGGATATATGCGTGCTTCTGGAGATGgatttgttatttatagaaCTAAAGAGCATAACCATCCGCCAGTAGATCTAAAGAGAAATCCATTAGAACGATCATTCATTAATACCTTATGTGAACGGGCGCGAAATGAGCTTCACTTGGGTCTCAAAGATATTTACAATGAAGAAGTTGAaag GTTTCTTGACGTAGCTGATAAAATTCCTTATCGAATGGCATGGCGTAGTATGGCTAGAACGAGACAACCTCCTAAAGCATTTGGGGAAGTTAAACTAGTTAGTGTGAAAGTTATTTCAGGAATTTGGGATGGATACACACTATATAGAGATGAAATaggatttttatattcaatgagGAAAGGAAGAaa atTTGCATGGTGTcaaatgaatacaaaattaaaatgtttagttaaagGTTCAATATCAGTTGAAAATGATACTACAATGTTAGAGTTTTCTGGAGAACATAATCATCCGCCATTGGGCGATGATGAGTTTCAAGCAGCTATAtttcttgaaaaaataatgCTGAAGTGTTTAGAAGATGATAGTAAACCAAAGAAATTGTATGATGAAGAATTAGTGAA ctTTCCTGGTGTTGAAAAACGTGTATCATTGTCATATGCAcgtgaaaaaataaaagctaGGAGAAAAAGtgctttgaaaaaaaatacaacacatGAAATGTTAGAAACTATTTGTGAACCATTGCAATATGTTGAATTTTGGGATGATGACCATAACTCTATCGACGATGATGACTTTACTGAAGATATTTATTctgatgataatgataattttagtgAAAAGTCCAAGGATTCTGATGATATTTACTCGGATGAAAACggatttaaattttctttagtCAGTGTAAAAGATGAAACTag ATATTTAGAGTGTATTATGAAGTATAATGGATGTGATGCCAAAGGAGAAATGTTTAAAGGTGAAAATGATGAGTGGCTATTTGTTCTTCACGGTTCTGGGAATCACAACCATTTACCTGATGACGATCAATCAAATGATATACACAAATTTGAATATAAGTCAACAGATGATTAA